A window from Calliopsis andreniformis isolate RMS-2024a chromosome 5, iyCalAndr_principal, whole genome shotgun sequence encodes these proteins:
- the Karybeta3 gene encoding karyopherin beta 3 — protein sequence MATDLDQFQQLLNTLLSTDNDARTQAEEAYNNLPVETKVTFLLTSLCNASLTEIMRVMAAVLLRQLFSSKFMDFYPKIPPEAQAQLKEQILLSVQNEQTEIIRRKICEIAAEVARNLIDEDGNNQWPEFLQFLFQCANSPLPALKESALRMFTSVPGVFGNQQANYLNLIKQMLQQSVMDSENYEVRFQAVRAIGAFIILHDKEENIQKHFSELLPAVVQVTAQSVEKEEDNALLKVLIDLAESTPKFLRLQLETIMEMCMKIFSNEDMQDSWRRLALEVLVTLAETAPAMVRKVGGKYIESLVPLVLKMMTDIEEDEKWSFSDDIYDDDNDSNNVVAENALDRLACGLGGKTMLPQIVQNIPSMLNNSDWKYRYAALMAISAVGEGCHKQMEAILPQIMDGVIQYLQDPHPRVRYAACNAVGQMSTDFAPTFEKKFHDKVIPGLLMVLDDNANPRVQAHAGAALVNFSEDCPKHILTPYLDAIMAKLESILTAKFQELVEKGTKLVLEQVVTTIASVADTCEEQFVAYYDRLMPCLKYIIQNANQQEHKMLRGKTIECVSLIGLAVGPKKFIADASEVMDMLLKTHSEGDLPADDPQTSYLISAWARICKILGKQFEQYLPLVMGPVLRTAAMKPEVALLDNEDLEGIEDVDWEFIAVGEQQNFGIKTAGLEDKASACEMLVCYARELKEGFADYAEEVVRLMVPMLKFYFHDGVRTAAAISLPYLLDCAKIKGPQYLEGMWAYICPDLLKAIDTEPESEVLLELLYSLAKCIETLGAGCLGAQPMAELLRILDKLLNKHFERAVARLERRKDEDYDEVVEEQLADEDNEDVYTLSKIADILHALFTTHKSSFFPYFDQICGHFVKLLSPERSWSDHQWALCVFDDVIEFGGPECAKYQEYFLRPMIQYVSDKSAEVRQAAAYGCGVLGQYGGEAFAQACAEALPKLMEVINDPESRSPENVNPTENAISAVTKILKYNNKAINVDEILPHWLSWLPVVEDEDEAPYVYGYLCDLIEANHVAVLGPNNANLPRLISFFAEALHRDAVPTDNPVMGRIISIVKQIQSNETMMQACINALTADQQQALYEVLSGQPTN from the exons ATGGCGACAGACCTTGAtcagtttcaacagcttttgaacACACTCCTTAGCACCGATAACGATGCCAGAACACAAGCAGAG GAAGCATACAACAATCTTCCGGTGGAAACCAAGGTGACATTTCTTTTGACATCCTTGTGTAATGCCAGCCTTACGGAAATAATGCGTGTTATGGCTGCCGTTTTACTACGGCAACTGTTTTCTTCTAAATTCATGGACTTTTACCCTAAA ATTCCACCAGAGGCACAAGCTCAGTTGAAAGAACAGATTTTACTATCTGTTCAAAATGAACAAACGGAAATCATTCGACGTAAAATCTGTGAAATCGCAGCCGAAGTTGCGCGAAATTTAATTGATGAAGATGGAAATAATCAATGGCCAGAGTTTCTGCAGTTCCTATTCCAATGTGCAAATAGTCCTTTACCAGCACTGAAAGAAAGTGCTCTTCGAATGTTCAC ATCCGTCCCAGGTGTGTTTGGAAATCAGCAAGCGAATTATCTTAATCTTATTAAACAAATGTTGCAACAATCTGTCATGGATTCTGAAAATTATGAG GTCAGATTTCAAGCAGTAAGGGCTATCGGAGCTTTTATCATTTTACACGACAAAGAAGAAAATATACAGAAACATTTTTCGGAACTGCTGCCGGCGGTCGTGCAAGTAACTGCTCAGTCagtagaaaaagaagaagacaATGCTCTGCTGAAAGTTTTGATTGACTTGGCAGAGTCAACACCAAAATTTTTACGATTACAATTAGAAACTATAATGGAAATGTGCATGAAAATTTTTTCTAACGAAGATATGCAAGACTCGTGGAGGCGATTGGCATTAGAAGTATTAGTAACGTTAGCAGAAACCGCGCCAGCAATGGTACGCAAAGTTGGTGGAAAATACATTGAATCTTTAGTACcgctagtattgaagatgatgaCAGATATAGAAGAAGATGAAAAATGGAGTTTCTCGGATGACATTTACGATGATGATAATGATAGCAACAATGTTGTTGCTGAAAATGCTTTAGACAGATTAGCATGCGGTCTTGGTGGTAAAACTATGTTGCCACAAATTGTACAGAATATTCCTTCAATGTTAAATAATAGCGACTGGAAATATAG gTACGCAGCTCTTATGGCAATTTCCGCTGTTGGCGAAGGTTGCCACAAACAAATGGAAGCAATATTACCTCAAATCATGGATGGAGTTATACAATATTTACAAGATCCT CACCCTCGTGTAAGATATGCCGCTTGCAATGCAGTCGGTCAAATGTCAACTGATTTCGCGCCTACATTTGAGAAGAAGTTCCATGACAAAGTTATCCCTGGATTATTAATGGTTTTGGACGACAACGCGAACCCAAGAGTTCAAGCTCATGCAGGCGCAGCTCTCGTGAATTTTAGCGAAGACTGTCCGAAGCATATACTGACACCATATTTGGATGCTATCATGGCTAAATTAGAATCGATACTTACTGCTAAATTCCAAGAATTGGTCGAGAAAGGCACTAAACTTGTTCTAGAACAA GTAGTTACAACTATTGCATCTGTAGCTGACACGTGCGAAGAACAGTTTGTAGCGTATTATGACAGACTAATGCCatgtttaaaatacattatacaaAATGCCAATCAACAAGAACACAAAATGTTGCGCGGTAAAACAATTGAATGCGTTAGTCTGATAGGGCTTGCAGTCGGACCTAAGAAG TTTATTGCAGATGCTAGTGAGGTTATGGATATGTTATTAAAAACCCACTCGGAGGGAGATCTCCCAGCTGACGATCCACAAACAAGTTATCTCATATCTGCTTGGGCACGAATTTGTAAAATCCTTGGTAAACAATTCGAACAATATTTACCGTTAGTAATGGGCCCAGTTTTACGTACAGCAGCTATGAAACCCGAAGTAGCTTTATTGGACAACGAAGACCTGGAAGGTATAGAGGATGTTGATTGGGAATTCATTGCTGTGGGTGAACAACAGAACTTTGGAATTAAAACAGCTGGATTAGAAGACAAGGCATCTGCCTGTGAGATGTTAGTTTGTTACGCACGAGAATTGAAAGAAGGTTTCGCGGATTACGCAGAAGAAGTAGTTCGGCTGATGGTTCCTATGTTAAAGTTCTACTTCCATGATGGCGTTAGAACAGCAGCAGCCATAAGTTTACCATACTTACTCGACTGTGCAAAGATAAAAGGTCCACAATACCTTGAAGGCATGTGGGCGTACATCTGTCCCGACCTTCTGAAAGCAATCGACACAGAACCAGAGTCTGAAGTTTTGTTAGAATTACTATATTCTTTGGCTAAATGCATCGAAACCCTTGGTGCTGGTTGTTTGGGAGCGCAACCTATGGCTGAACTTTTACGTATATTAGATAAGTTACTAAATAAACACTTCGAAAGAGCAGTGGCTAGATTGGAAAGACGCAAGGACGAAGATTACGACGAAGTCGTTGAGGAACAACTTGCTGACGAAGATAATGAAGATGTATATACTTTGAGTAAAATAGCAGATATTTTGCATGCTCTGTTTACTACCCACAAGTCTTCGTTTTTCCCATATTTCGATCAGATTTGTGGACATTTTGTAAAATTGTTGAGTCCAGAAAGGTCATGGTCGGATCATCAATGGGCTTTGTGTGTCTTCGATGATGTGATAGAATTCGGCGGGCCTGAGTGCGCAAAATACCAAGAGTATTTTTTGCGACCGATGATACAATACGTGTCGGACAAATCAGCAGAGGTTAGACAAGCGGCGGCTTATGGTTGCGGTGTTTTGGGGCAGTACGGAGGAGAAGCATTTGCTCAAGCATGTGCCGAAGCCTTACCTAAGTTAATGGAAGTTATAAATGATCCAGAATCTAGGTCACCAGAAAATGTTAATCCCACAGAAAACGCTATTTCTGCAGTAACGAAAATTCTTAAATACAACAATAAAGCAATTAATGTCGATGaaatacttccacattg GCTCTCTTGGCTACCAGTGGTAGAAGACGAAGATGAAGCACCTTACGTTTACGGATATCTTTGTGATTTAATCGAAGCAAATCATGTAGCAGTTCTAGGTCCAAATAATGCAAATCTACCTCGACTAATAAGTTTCTTTGCAGAAGCACTTCATAGAGATGCAGTGCCTACAGATAATCCCGTCATGGGTAGAATTATTAGCATCGTTAAACAAATACAG AGCAACGAAACTATGATGCAGGCATGCATAAATGCATTAACAGCAGATCAACAACAAGCACTGTATGAGGTACTTAGTGGACAGCCTACTAATTAG
- the LOC143179989 gene encoding LOW QUALITY PROTEIN: 26S proteasome non-ATPase regulatory subunit 9 (The sequence of the model RefSeq protein was modified relative to this genomic sequence to represent the inferred CDS: substituted 2 bases at 2 genomic stop codons) has protein sequence MVDMELQEAKDYVLELMKEKDKVESEIKALTDVLKSNRVGMEDPLIDSEGYPRSDIDVYQVRHIRHKIRCLGNDHKALMNKIEEGLHKIHALTKDKTEGSSVATSNGIQNNVHLELSXGXTPGSPIELVAIQVEDLILEFGSIDYQNFKSLKDIGTVVQNSKHMPVNVKIKHGSNTIALTSIPYPWAGNSLLGCNTIPVDTIGK, from the exons ATGGTCGACATGGAGTTGCAGGAAGCGAAGGATTACGTGCTTGAGCTTATGAAAGAGAAAGACAAGGTCGAATCGGAGATTAAAGCCTTAACTGATGTCCTAAAGTCT AATCGGGTTGGTATGGAGGATCCATTGATTGATTCCGAAGGATATCCGCGAAGTGATATCGATGTTTACCAAGTCAGGCATATAAGGCATAAAATAAGAT gtcttggaaacgatcataaggcATTGATGAATAAAATAGAAGAGGGTTTACACAAAATACATGCTCTGACAAAAGACAAAACAGAAGGTTCTTCTGTAGCCACATCAAATGGTATTCAAAACAATGTACATTTGGAGCTTTCCTAAGGGTGAACTCCAGGATCTCCAATAGAGTTAGTT GCCATTCAAGTTGAAGACCTTATATTGGAATTTGGTTCTATTGATTATCAGAATTTTAAATCACTGAAGGATATCGGTACTGTGGTACAGAATAGCAAACATATGCCAGTCAATGTGAAGATTAAACATGGATCTAATACTATAGCCTTGACTTCAATTCCATACCCTTGGGCTGGTAACAGTCTTCTAGGGTGTAACACGATACCTGTGGATACAATTGGAAAATAA
- the LOC143179990 gene encoding uncharacterized protein LOC143179990 yields MYLPQTVILLLTVSVYQALSQANTHEYSDQRPWSFVYAVQPFYNSETLLEVWRTDKAIDISANTVTTASSGPDNTVLYSEDVQHNNTNLQAQNNVSYFVSEAKNTNEEQLSKNRQRLSNYRNRRKDANFENK; encoded by the exons ATGTATCTCCCACAGACT GTAATACTACTTTTAACTGTTTCTGTATATCAAGCATTGAGTCAAGCTAATACACATGAATATTCTGACCAACGTCCATGGTCGTTCGTTTATGCTGTACAACCATTTTATAACTCTGAAACATTGCTTGAAGTATGGAGAACTGATAAAGCTATAGACATTTCTGCAAATACAGTAACTACAGCCTCTTCTGGCCCAGACAATACTGTTTTATATTCAGAAGATGTCCAACATAATAACACAAATTTGCAAGCTCAAAATAATGTATCATATTTTGTAAGTGAGGCAAAGAATACAAACGAGGAACAACTATCAAAAAATAGACAACGTCTTTCCAATTAC AGAAACAGACGTAAAGATGCAAATTTCGAGAACAAGTGA
- the LOC143179753 gene encoding ubiquinol-cytochrome c reductase complex assembly factor 2-like: protein MAGTYKNYMKLLESWPLDKAKAGRDLGQHIRDQIKIAFTKGESDNQLNREVCDRYYMSLKRITSNYHGQIYQRIYTSSASGLTAEQCNLALSPELLQYLNEGEKNIFSRTLSRIARYYNASKVNT, encoded by the exons ATGGCTGGTACTTACAAAAATTATATGAAGTTATTGGAATCTTGGCCGCTGGATAAAGCAAAAGCTGGCAG AGATTTAGGTCAGCATATCCGTGATCAGATTAAAATTGCATTCACAAAAGGTGAATCAGACAATCAGTTAAACCGTGAGGTATGTGACCGTTATTATATGAGCTTAAAGAGGATCACTTCCAATTATCATGGGCAAATATATCAGCGCATCTACACAAGCAGTGCTAGTGGATTAACAGCAGAGCAATGTAACTTGGCTCTTTCACCAGAACTGTTGCAGTATCTAAACGAGGgagagaaaaatattttttcacgTACATTGTCAAGAATTGCAAGATATTACAATGCTTCCAAAGTTAACACATAG
- the LOC143179752 gene encoding putative methyltransferase-like protein 15 homolog, whose translation MLPKLTHSVYSIYVKQYHNITHCSRNIYHLLQSQSYIKFSYIRNYSQMTNTNAENVPHVPVMAKEVLQYLEPLPGKTFVDMTFGAGGHSTKILESSPDVKIFALDRDPVAHEFAQNLSEKYPGQVIPLLGRFSELPQLLCEHKVKKNSIDGFLFDFGCSSMQYDVAERGFSVSKNGPLDMRMDGFRCPQEPTAADVLERITEIDLTHILRVYGEEKYAKKIARAIIEARYSFRTLQTTKELARLIETVVHEVRHDELDRSAHCATKTFQALRIFVNNELNEINYGIILAGTYLKTNGRLITLSFHSLEDTIIKRHISGNIIDHVANKEALKYADRGRCYEMNEMQKSMQTPWKMIHKHVITPTPEEVNRNPRSRSAKLRAISKMT comes from the coding sequence ATGCTTCCAAAGTTAACACATAGTGTCTATAGTATTTATGTAAAGCAGTACCATAATATTACACATTGTAGTAGAAACATATATCACCTATTGCAAAGTCAGAGTTACATAAAATTCAGCTACATTAGAAACTATAGTCAAATGACAAATACAAATGCTGAAAATGTACCACATGTACCagttatggccaaagaagtaTTACAGTACTTAGAACCTTTGCCAGGGAAGACTTTTGTAGATATGACGTTTGGTGCTGGTGGACATTCCACCAAAATCTTAGAGTCTTCACCCGATGTAAAAATATTTGCATTAGATAGAGATCCAGTTGCACATGAATTTGCACAGAACTTGTCAGAAAAATATCCTGGACAAGTAATACCTTTATTAGGAAGATTCTCTGAATTGCCACAATTGCTTTGTGAACACAAAGTGAAGAAAAATAGCATAGACGGATTTTTATTTGACTTTGGATGTTCATCAATGCAATATGATGTTGCTGAAAGAGGATTTTCTGTATCAAAGAATGGACCTTTGGATATGAGAATGGATGGATTCAGATGCCCTCAGGAGCCCACAGCTGCAGATGTTTTAGAAAGGATTACAGAAATCGATTTAACTCATATACTAAGAGTATATGGTGAAGAAAAGTACGCTAAAAAAATCGCACGTGCTATTATTGAGGCTCGATACAGTTTCAGAACATTACAAACTACAAAAGAATTAGCGCGACTTATTGAAACTGTAGTTCATGAAGTAAGGCATGATGAACTTGATAGATCTGCTCATTGTGCTACAAAAACATTTCAGGCGCTTagaatttttgtaaataatgaATTAAATGAGATTAACTATGGCATTATTCTTGCTGGAACGTATTTAAAAACTAATGGACGTTTAATAACATTATCTTTTCACTCTCTAGAGGACACAATAATTAAGAGACATATTTCGGGAAACATAATAGATCATGTCGCTAATAAAGAGGCATTAAAATATGCTGATCGCGGTAGATGTTACGAAATGAATGAAATGCAGAAGTCTATGCAAACACCATGGAAAATGATACATAAACATGTAATAACTCCTACACCTGAGGAAGTAAACAGAAATCCAAGGTCTCGTTCTGCAAAATTACGCGCCATTAGTAAAATGACTTGA
- the Pug gene encoding pug C-1-tetrahydrofolate synthase, cytoplasmic gives MSTDVRGVILSGTDLAKEIRQNLAKDVQALKEKLPNYVPRLAIVQVGGREDSNVYIRMKIKAADDIGITAEHIKLPNTTTEIELINKVNKLNNDPNVHGIIVQMPLDTVNKIDSHLITDTVSPQKDVDGLNTINEGKVAIGDMSSFVPCTPHGCIELIKRSGVPIAGAQAVVLGRSKIVGTPIAELLKWNNATVTVCHSKTKNLPQVVSQADILVVAIGQPQMVKGSWIKPGAVVIDCGINSIPDPTKKSGQRLVGDVDYDEAAKVASYITPVPGGVGPMTVAMLMKNTVISAQKTAEKLLNANWNLSVLKINPQKPVPNDITISRSQEAKPITLLAEEVGLLPNEISPYGSRKAKVSLSVLKRLDHQPNGKLVLVAGITPTPFGEGKSTTSLGLVQALTAHRGKNSFVNLRQPSQGPTFGVKGGAAGGGYSQVIPMEEFNLHLTGDIHAVTAANNLLAAQVDARYFHESTQTDKALYDRLVPTIKGQRKFSKIQLKRLQKLGITKTDPDSLTEEERRRFARLDIDPENITWTRVIDTNDRFLRKITIGQSPTEKGMTRETSFRISVASEIMAVLALATNVDDMKERLGNIVVAFSKTGEPLTADDFGMTGAMAILLKDAIEPTLMQSLEGTPVMVHTGPFANIAHGCSSIIADAIALKLVGSEGYVVTEAGFGSDIGMEKFFNIKCRASGHIPSAVVLVATVRALKMHGGGPTVVTGAPLKKEYLEENLELVNKGLPNLQKHISNGLKFGVPVIVAINVHATDTKAELELVKQAAIESGATNAVICTHWAEGGAGATELADAVIATTEKPSNFKVLYDINASIEEKINIIAKEMYGAGQVVLADKVQKKIEMYNKLGYDKLSLCMAKTPNSLTGDPSVKGAPTNFTLDITDIFVSVGARFVVPMVGEIMMMPGLSTRPSIYDMDWNSQTDEIEGLF, from the exons ATGTCAACAGACGTGCGAGGCGTTATACTAAGCGGCACCGATCTAGCAAA GGAAATTCGGCAAAATCTAGCAAAAGATGTACAAGCTTTGAAAGAGAAATTGCCGAACTATGTGCCACGTTTGGCAATCGTTCAAGTAGGAGGCAGAGAGGACTCAAATGTTTATATACGAATGAAAATAAAAGCAGCAGATGACATTGGAATTACAGCAGAACACATCAAACTTCCAAATACCACAACAGAAATCGAATTAATTAACAAAGTAAACAAATTAAACAATGATCCAAACGTTCATGGAATCATCGTACAAATGCCTCTTGATACAGTTAATAAAATCGATTCTCATCTGATTACTGATACAGTTTCGCCTCAAAAAGATGTAGATGG ATTGAACACTATTAATGAAGGAAAAGTCGCCATCGGCGATATGTCAAGCTTCGTACCATGCACCCCACATGGATGCATCGAACTAATAAAAAG GAGTGGTGTTCCCATTGCTGGTGCTCAAGCCGTAGTTTTAGGCAGAAGCAAAATCGTCGGCACACCTATCGCTGAATTATTgaagtggaacaacgcaacagtGACAGTGTGCCATTCGAAAACGAAGAATTTACCGCAAGTT GTTTCACAAGCTGACATCTTAGTGGTTGCTATTGGCCAGCCCCAGATGGTCAAGGGAAGCTGGATTAAGCCTGGTGCAGTCGTAATCGATTGCGGAATCAATTCTATTCCAG ATCCTACCAAAAAGTCTGGACAACGCTTAGTTGGAGACGTAGATTACGATGAAGCTGCGAAGGTGGCTTCTTACATCACCCCAGTCCCAGGTGGTGTCGGTCCAATGACCGTAGCTATGTTAATGAAGAACACAGTGATATCTGCGCAAAAGACTGCTGAGAAACTGTTGAATGCTAATTGGAATCTAAGCGTtctaaaaatcaatcctcaaaagcccGTGCCTAACGATATAACGATCTCGAGGAGTCAAGAGGCAAAACCAATCACACTTTTGGCGGAAGAAGTCGGCCTTCTTCCAAACGAGATCAGTCCATATGGAAGCAGAAAGGCGAAAGTCAGTTTAAGTGTTCTAAAAAGACTAGATCATCAACCAAATGGAAAACTCGTACTAGTCGCTGGTATTACGCCAACACCTTTCGGGGAAGGCAAAAGCACTACGTCGCTTGGTTTGGTGCAAGCTTTAACTGCACACAGGGGAAAGAATTCGTTCGTTAACCTGAGACAACCCAGTCAAGGACCTACCTTTGGTGTCAAAGGAGGTGCTGCAGGTGGAGGATACTCACAG GTGATTCCCATGGAAGAGTTTAATCTCCATCTAACCGGTGATATCCACGCAGTGACAGCAGCCAATAATCTGTTAGCAGCGCAAGTCGATGCTCGATACTTCCACGAAAGTACTCAGACCGACAAAGCTTTGTACGACCGACTTGTACCGACGATTAAAGGGCAGCGGAAGTTTTCGAAGATACAGTTAAAACGTTTACAGAAACTTGGTATCACCAAAACCGATCCAGACAGCTTGACGGAGGAAGAAAGGAGAAGATTCGCCAGACTAGATATCGACCCAGAAAATATTACATGGACTCGAG TGATTGACACCAACGACCGATTTTTGCGAAAAATTACTATTGGTCAAAGCCCAACCGAGAAAGGTATGACGCGTGAGACGTCCTTCCGTATTTCTGTCGCTTCTGAAATAATGGCTGTGCTCGCACTTGCTACTAATGTGGATGACATGAAAGAAAGACTGGGCAACATAGTGGTAGCTTTCAGTAAAACTGGAGAACCTTTGACGGCAGATGATTTT GGAATGACCGGAGCGATGGCAATTTTACTGAAAGATGCTATTGAACCAACGCTGATGCAGTCTTTAGAAGGAACACCAGTGATGGTTCACACTGGACCGTTTGCAAATATCGCTCACGGTTGTTCGTCAATTATAGCAGATGCTATTGCTTTAAAATTAGTCGGATCAGAAGGTTACGTAGTAACAGAAGCTGGATTTGGATCCGACATCGGTATGGAAAAATTCTTCAACATAAAATGTCGAGCATCTGGACATATTCCAAGCGCTGTTGTGCTAGTTGCAACTGTTAGAGCGCTGAAGATGCATGGTGGTGGACCTACTGTGGTCACAGGTGCTCCCTTAAAGAAAGAATATCTCGAAGAAAACCTTGAATTAGTTAACAAAGGTCTTCCGAATCTTCAAAAACATATCAGTAATGGACTTAAATTCGGCGTGCCAGTTATTGTTGCTATAAACGTACACGC tacCGACACTAAAGCGGAATTAGAATTAGTAAAACAGGCAGCAATTGAAAGTGGTGCAACAAATGCAGTTATATGTACCCACTGGGCAGAGGGTGGCGCAGGTGCCACGGAACTCGCGGATGCAGTTATAGCTACAACTGAGAAACCTAGTAATTTCAAAGTATTGTACGATATTAATGCCAGTATCGAAgagaaaattaatattatcGCTAAAGAAATGTATGGAGCTGGACAAGTTGTTCTTGCAGATAAG gtacaaaagaaaattgaaatGTACAATAAACTGGGGTATGATAAATTATCACTTTGTATGGCAAAAACACCGAATTCTTTAACTGGCGATCCATCAGTTAAAGGAGCACCTACAAATTTCACTCTTGATATTACTGATATATttgtatctgttggagcacgttTCGTAGTGCCTATGGTGGGAGAG ATAATGATGATGCCAGGTCTTTCTACAAGACCGAGCATCTATGATATGGACTGGAACAGTCAAACAGATGAAATAGAAGGCCTATTTTAA